A single Vigna radiata var. radiata cultivar VC1973A chromosome 8, Vradiata_ver6, whole genome shotgun sequence DNA region contains:
- the LOC106770281 gene encoding chymotrypsin inhibitor 3-like, which produces MASATLIALFLLSALTFYAPSTTAKLVKDWSGNTVSGTFYILPSLFGAPGGGIRRFPTGNESFPLSVVQSPFKDDKGLPVTISPIVPGRYRSVGEEVSISFDYTPAGTSLFWTAVKGFPEGTLVKIGGYYPNPIIGSFYIRKSIFGLENSYNLLFCTSLIGVIPACGNVTIIENDKNFPLAVTPENPYEFRLEQYLPTSADA; this is translated from the coding sequence ATGGCGAGTGCAACGCTTATTgctctcttccttctttcagCCCTAACCTTCTACGCTCCTTCAACCACCGCTAAACTTGTCAAGGACTGGAGTGGTAACACCGTTAGTGGCACATTCTATATATTGCCGTCACTATTTGGAGCCCCCGGAGGTGGAATTCGACGATTTCCTACAGGTAACGAATCTTTCCCTCtctctgttgtgcaatctcccTTCAAGGACGATAAAGGGCTTCCAGTTACCATTTCACCCATAGTCCCAGGCAGATATAGGTCTGTAGGTGAAGAAGTGTCCATTAGCTTCGACTATACTCCTGCAGGAACCTCTCTATTCTGGACCGCCGTTAAGGGTTTTCCTGAAGGAACCCTCGTTAAAATTGGTGGTTATTACCCAAACCCAATCATCGGTTCTTTCTATATCAGAAAATCTATATTTGGACTCGAAAACTCCTATAATCTTTTGTTCTGCACAAGCCTCATAGGCGTCATCCCGGCTTGCGGAAATGTTACTATTATTGAGAATGATAAGAACTTTCCTTTGGCTGTCACTCCGGAGAATCCATACGAGTTTCGTCTTGAGCAATATCTGCCAACATCAGCTGATGCTTGA